The following proteins come from a genomic window of Streptomyces liliiviolaceus:
- a CDS encoding TetR/AcrR family transcriptional regulator encodes METATVAQRKVPRPRADALRNRERIVAAGREMFVEFGAEVPLDEIARRAGIGNATLYRNFPDRAALQREVVCSVMDRVSEQVEQMLAETGDAFEALSRFVHASADERIGALCPMLSEAFDENHPDLVASRERIEELIETLMGRARTAGQLRPDVAVADLMIAISQLTRPLPGTACPNMDRFVHRHLQLFLDGLRAPARSELPGAAATMEDLRRA; translated from the coding sequence GTGGAGACCGCAACCGTCGCCCAGCGCAAGGTGCCCCGCCCGAGGGCCGATGCTCTGCGCAACCGGGAGCGGATCGTCGCCGCCGGACGAGAGATGTTCGTCGAGTTCGGTGCCGAGGTGCCGCTCGACGAGATCGCCCGCCGGGCGGGTATCGGCAACGCCACGCTGTACCGCAACTTCCCGGACCGGGCCGCCCTCCAGCGCGAGGTGGTCTGCTCGGTCATGGACCGTGTCTCGGAACAGGTCGAGCAGATGCTCGCCGAGACCGGTGACGCCTTCGAGGCGCTCTCGCGGTTCGTGCACGCCTCGGCCGACGAGCGGATCGGCGCCCTGTGCCCGATGCTCTCGGAAGCCTTCGACGAGAACCACCCGGACCTGGTCGCCTCGCGCGAGCGGATCGAGGAGCTGATCGAGACGCTCATGGGGCGGGCCCGGACCGCGGGCCAGCTCCGTCCCGACGTCGCCGTCGCGGACCTCATGATCGCCATCAGCCAGCTCACCCGGCCCCTGCCCGGTACCGCGTGCCCGAACATGGACCGCTTCGTCCACCGCCACCTGCAGCTGTTCCTGGACGGGCTACGGGCGCCCGCCCGCTCCGAACTGCCCGGTGCGGCCGCGACCATGGAGGACCTGCGACGAGCCTGA
- a CDS encoding M6 family metalloprotease domain-containing protein, which produces MQPTSRRIRPRRRTAALVSVTALTLAVSTSAGTGHLTGGSTSAAGPVAPAAGTSPLGPCMISGSTGVQMSEGIPTPSGYARSTGTVRALNLMVDFSDAPGQGKALDRFGEFFPQTTDWFRTSSYGRLDYRPQAPIGDWLRMPKPFKEYGIERGAPFDPGYRDLVQDIVSTADPKVNFQDYDLLNVLITPNAGPSALDTVLSVTFAGNTEAPVADGVPVANASFVYSRQDDGSGTYAETGYRVLPHENGHVFGLPDLYTQDGGGAVGHWDIMSEDWGADNDLLGWHKWKLGWLDDSQVGCAASPGTTEHVLTPLTEPGDGGKLVFVPVDAKTGYAAELRTQAGNDESVCKTGVLIYKVNADVDTGHGPISVIDSTKDSGGCTRSPNVHAELSDAPFSPGQYFKDLRSGIRITVAGKDPQGNHRVYVTRGPH; this is translated from the coding sequence ATGCAGCCGACCAGCCGCCGGATACGCCCGCGCCGCCGCACCGCAGCCCTCGTCTCGGTCACCGCGCTCACCCTGGCGGTCAGCACCTCCGCCGGAACCGGACATCTGACGGGCGGCTCGACCTCGGCGGCGGGCCCCGTGGCACCGGCGGCCGGCACCTCCCCGCTCGGCCCCTGCATGATCAGCGGCTCGACGGGCGTGCAGATGTCGGAGGGCATCCCCACCCCCTCGGGCTACGCCCGCTCCACCGGCACCGTCCGCGCCCTCAACCTGATGGTCGACTTCTCCGACGCGCCCGGACAGGGCAAGGCGCTCGACCGCTTCGGTGAGTTCTTCCCGCAGACCACCGACTGGTTCCGCACCAGTTCGTACGGCCGTCTCGACTACCGTCCGCAGGCCCCGATAGGCGACTGGCTGCGGATGCCCAAGCCCTTCAAGGAGTACGGGATAGAACGCGGCGCCCCCTTCGACCCCGGGTACCGCGACCTGGTCCAGGACATCGTGAGCACCGCCGACCCGAAGGTGAACTTCCAGGACTACGACCTGCTGAACGTCCTGATCACGCCGAACGCAGGCCCCTCCGCCCTGGACACCGTCCTCTCCGTCACCTTCGCGGGCAACACCGAGGCGCCGGTCGCGGACGGGGTGCCCGTCGCCAACGCGTCCTTCGTCTACAGCCGCCAGGACGACGGGTCCGGCACGTACGCCGAGACCGGCTACCGCGTACTCCCCCACGAGAACGGCCATGTCTTCGGGCTGCCCGACCTCTACACCCAGGACGGCGGCGGCGCGGTCGGGCACTGGGACATCATGAGCGAGGACTGGGGGGCCGACAACGACCTGCTGGGCTGGCACAAGTGGAAGCTCGGCTGGCTCGACGACTCCCAGGTCGGCTGCGCGGCCTCGCCCGGCACGACCGAGCATGTACTGACCCCGCTGACCGAGCCCGGCGACGGCGGCAAACTGGTCTTCGTGCCCGTCGACGCGAAGACGGGGTACGCGGCCGAACTGCGCACGCAGGCGGGCAACGACGAGTCGGTCTGCAAGACGGGCGTACTGATCTACAAGGTGAACGCGGACGTCGACACCGGCCACGGCCCGATCTCGGTGATCGACTCCACGAAGGACAGCGGCGGCTGCACCCGCAGCCCGAACGTCCACGCCGAACTCTCCGACGCCCCCTTCTCTCCCGGCCAGTACTTCAAGGACCTGCGATCCGGCATCCGCATCACGGTCGCGGGCAAGGACCCCCAGGGCAACCACCGCGTGTACGTGACCCGCGGCCCCCACTGA
- a CDS encoding MFS transporter — translation MSETVQANAAKAPAPDSNRWKALVFIALAQLMVVLDATIVNIALPSAQQDLGISDGNRQWVITAYALAFGGLLLFGGRIADLWGRKRTFVAGLIGFAGASALGGAATNEAMLLGSRALQGAFGALLAPAALSLLAVMFTDSKERAKAFGIYGAIAGGGGAVGLILGGFLTEYLNWRWTFFVNIPFAVVAAAGAYFVIREPVGSRNRSPLDIPGVVLSTLGLVSLVYGFTRAESEGWSDTTTIGLFIASALLLAAFVFVESKVKAPLLPLRVITERNRGGIYLSLGLAIIAMFGLFLFLTYYLQIVKGYTPVKTGFAFLPMIAGMITGSTQIGARLMNRVPARLLMGPGFLVAALGMLLLTRMEIGSSYATLLLPAMLLLGLGMGTAFMPAMSLATLGVEPRDSGVASAMVNTSQQVGGAIGTALLNTIAASATTAYVKDHIGGAATQSQQQLVQLQAQVHGYTNAIWFAVGILVVAAAIVFTFVNAGSVDMNASSESVDGAEDDVKVPVIAH, via the coding sequence ATGTCTGAAACAGTCCAGGCCAACGCCGCCAAGGCGCCGGCTCCCGATTCCAACCGCTGGAAAGCGCTGGTCTTCATCGCGCTCGCCCAGCTGATGGTCGTGCTCGACGCGACCATCGTGAACATCGCCCTTCCCTCGGCCCAGCAGGACCTCGGGATCTCCGACGGCAACCGGCAGTGGGTCATCACGGCCTACGCCCTCGCCTTCGGCGGACTCCTCCTGTTCGGTGGCCGCATAGCCGACCTGTGGGGCCGCAAGCGCACCTTCGTCGCCGGTCTGATCGGCTTCGCCGGCGCGTCCGCGCTCGGTGGCGCCGCGACCAACGAGGCGATGCTGCTCGGCTCCCGTGCTCTGCAGGGCGCGTTCGGCGCACTGCTCGCCCCCGCCGCGCTCTCGCTCCTCGCGGTGATGTTCACCGACTCCAAGGAGCGCGCCAAGGCGTTCGGCATCTACGGGGCGATCGCCGGTGGCGGTGGCGCCGTCGGCCTCATCCTCGGCGGTTTCCTCACCGAGTACCTGAACTGGCGCTGGACCTTCTTCGTCAACATCCCGTTCGCGGTCGTCGCCGCGGCCGGTGCGTACTTCGTCATCCGTGAGCCGGTCGGCAGCCGCAACCGCTCGCCGCTCGACATCCCGGGTGTCGTCCTGTCCACCCTCGGTCTGGTCTCGCTCGTCTACGGCTTCACGCGTGCCGAGTCCGAGGGCTGGAGCGACACCACCACGATCGGCCTGTTCATCGCGTCGGCGCTGCTCCTCGCGGCCTTCGTCTTCGTCGAGTCCAAGGTCAAGGCCCCGCTGCTGCCCCTGCGCGTCATCACCGAGCGCAACCGTGGCGGTATCTACCTCTCGCTCGGCCTCGCGATCATCGCGATGTTCGGTCTGTTCCTCTTCCTGACCTACTACCTGCAGATCGTGAAGGGTTACACGCCGGTCAAGACCGGTTTCGCCTTCCTTCCGATGATCGCGGGCATGATCACGGGCTCCACGCAGATCGGCGCCCGGCTGATGAACCGCGTTCCGGCGCGGCTGCTGATGGGTCCCGGCTTCCTGGTCGCGGCGCTCGGCATGCTGCTCCTGACCCGGATGGAGATCGGCTCGTCGTACGCGACGCTGCTCCTGCCGGCGATGCTGCTGCTCGGCCTCGGTATGGGTACGGCGTTCATGCCGGCCATGTCCCTGGCCACGCTCGGTGTCGAGCCGCGTGACTCCGGTGTCGCCTCCGCGATGGTCAACACCTCGCAGCAGGTGGGTGGCGCGATCGGTACGGCCCTGCTGAACACGATCGCGGCTTCGGCCACGACCGCGTACGTCAAGGACCACATCGGCGGTGCGGCCACGCAGTCCCAGCAGCAGCTCGTGCAGCTGCAGGCGCAGGTGCACGGGTACACGAACGCGATCTGGTTCGCGGTGGGCATCCTCGTGGTGGCCGCGGCGATCGTCTTCACCTTCGTCAACGCGGGCAGTGTGGACATGAACGCGTCCTCCGAGTCCGTCGACGGGGCCGAGGACGACGTGAAGGTGCCGGTCATCGCCCACTAG
- a CDS encoding IclR family transcriptional regulator domain-containing protein — protein sequence MPPTHLTPPRPDAVEPAEAVAPLMRGLTVLHRLTEAGGTQSLSGLEKTTGLARSTVDRIAATLARMGYLRLDGRDAVLTPRLMELGNAYLAALRLPRLLDTRADALADELDESVSLAVADRDGIRFIHQATRRRAMSLSFRIGDLLPAERTAPGPLFATEWTLEDWARWRDRRAADPQDRGFPAVPPRERPTRDAEFEERAHQAGTRGWALDDQLIEPGLVAVSVPVRDRDGRVACVVSVVSHTSRHSAESLRETMLPRLRATVHAMERDLREAPARPPAAPAGLATWTGASKQELGREFVESLARGLTVITAFGEGRAELTLTEVAQATGLARATARRALITLEHLGHVTSHGRHFTLTPRVLSLGFPPLSRTTLPQIAAPHLADLAGRLHDSASLAVLAGDEIQYTARVATSRIMSVNITVGTRLPAYATSLGRVMMADLSPAGRDPFLTGRLDALTPHTVTDPAALAAVLDHVRSAGYALVDGELEEGLRSIAAPVRDRTGAVVAAVNVAMHSSRRTVERCVSEVLPELSATAGLIEADLRVAGRFTRVPVA from the coding sequence ATGCCACCGACCCACCTCACCCCGCCCAGGCCCGACGCAGTCGAACCCGCCGAGGCCGTGGCCCCGCTGATGCGCGGCCTCACCGTGCTGCACCGCCTCACCGAGGCGGGCGGCACGCAGAGCCTCAGCGGCCTGGAGAAGACCACCGGACTCGCCAGATCCACGGTGGACCGCATCGCCGCGACCCTCGCCCGGATGGGCTACCTGCGCCTGGACGGCCGCGACGCCGTCCTCACCCCCCGGCTGATGGAGCTGGGCAACGCCTACCTCGCCGCGCTCCGGCTCCCCCGCCTGCTGGACACCCGCGCCGACGCCCTCGCGGACGAGCTGGACGAGTCGGTCTCCCTCGCGGTCGCCGACCGGGACGGCATCCGCTTCATCCACCAGGCCACGCGCCGGCGCGCGATGTCCCTGAGCTTCCGTATCGGCGACCTGCTCCCCGCCGAACGGACCGCGCCGGGCCCGCTGTTCGCCACCGAGTGGACGCTGGAGGACTGGGCGCGGTGGCGGGACAGACGGGCGGCGGACCCGCAGGACCGGGGCTTCCCGGCGGTTCCTCCACGCGAACGCCCCACCCGGGACGCGGAGTTCGAGGAACGGGCGCATCAGGCGGGCACCCGGGGCTGGGCCCTCGACGACCAGCTGATCGAGCCGGGCCTGGTCGCCGTCTCGGTGCCCGTACGGGACCGGGACGGCCGTGTCGCCTGTGTGGTCAGCGTGGTGAGCCACACCAGCCGGCACAGCGCGGAGTCCCTGCGGGAGACCATGCTGCCGAGGCTGCGGGCGACCGTACATGCCATGGAACGGGATCTGCGCGAGGCGCCCGCCCGGCCGCCCGCCGCGCCGGCCGGGCTCGCCACCTGGACCGGCGCCTCGAAACAGGAACTGGGCCGGGAGTTCGTCGAGTCGCTGGCCCGCGGGCTGACCGTGATCACGGCGTTCGGCGAGGGACGGGCCGAACTGACGCTCACCGAGGTGGCGCAGGCGACGGGGCTCGCGCGGGCGACGGCACGGCGGGCGCTGATCACGCTGGAGCACCTGGGCCATGTCACTTCCCACGGACGGCACTTCACACTGACGCCCCGCGTCCTGTCGCTCGGCTTCCCGCCCCTCTCCCGTACGACGCTGCCGCAGATCGCGGCCCCGCACCTCGCCGATCTGGCGGGCCGGCTGCACGACTCGGCGTCCCTCGCGGTCCTGGCGGGCGACGAGATCCAGTACACGGCCCGTGTCGCCACCAGCCGCATCATGAGCGTCAACATCACGGTCGGCACACGACTGCCGGCGTACGCGACCTCGCTGGGGCGGGTGATGATGGCGGACCTCTCCCCCGCCGGGCGGGACCCGTTCCTGACCGGCCGCCTCGACGCGCTGACCCCGCACACGGTCACGGACCCGGCGGCCCTCGCGGCCGTCCTGGACCACGTACGGTCGGCCGGGTACGCGCTGGTGGACGGGGAGTTGGAGGAGGGGCTGCGGTCGATCGCCGCTCCGGTCCGGGACCGTACGGGAGCCGTCGTCGCCGCCGTGAACGTGGCCATGCACAGCTCTCGGCGGACGGTCGAGCGGTGTGTGTCCGAGGTGCTTCCGGAGCTGTCGGCGACGGCCGGGCTGATCGAAGCGGATCTGCGGGTCGCGGGGCGCTTCACCCGCGTACCTGTCGCCTAG
- a CDS encoding MFS transporter: MTTPSTTPASPRPEADRRRWYALAIVMTAAFMDLVDVTIVNIAIPSIQRDAGATFSQIQWITAGYALAFAAGLITGGRLGDIHGRKRLFLIGIGGFTLASALCGFAVNPDMLVASRILQGAMAALMVPQVLSIVHATFPAHERGKVFGLFGAIVGLGAVSGPLFGALLTEWNLFGLEWRPIFLINLPVGIAGLILGRRFITESKAPRALKLDLVGVALVTLGLLMLLYPLIRGRELDWPTWGYVSMGGSLVVLGALVAYEKRKTARDGSPLVELSLFKVKSFAAGIAVQTVFGIGLGIFFLIWTLYMQTGLGWSPLRAGLTGVPFSIAVSLAAGLSVQKLVPRFGRKVLQAGALTMAAGVLLYIWESERYGLSIASWQMALPLVVMGLGMGLIVAPLTDAVLSEVPREHAGSASGLINTVQQMGNALGLALVSVVFFGRISDRLAPPEVGPAFVDAFQHAMVWVAVVMTVIFLLMSALPKRPAQHVEGSAATEGAEATDEAPAAASAPTPADDQEPELVR; this comes from the coding sequence ATGACCACACCGAGCACCACCCCCGCGTCCCCCCGGCCGGAGGCGGACCGCCGCCGCTGGTACGCCCTGGCCATCGTCATGACGGCCGCCTTCATGGACCTGGTCGACGTGACGATCGTCAACATCGCGATCCCCTCGATCCAGCGGGACGCGGGCGCCACGTTCAGTCAGATCCAGTGGATCACCGCCGGCTACGCGCTCGCCTTCGCCGCGGGCCTGATCACCGGCGGACGCCTGGGCGACATCCACGGCCGCAAACGCCTCTTCCTCATCGGCATCGGCGGCTTCACCCTCGCGTCCGCGCTCTGCGGCTTCGCCGTGAACCCGGACATGCTCGTCGCCTCGCGCATCCTCCAGGGCGCGATGGCCGCGCTGATGGTCCCGCAGGTCCTGTCGATCGTGCACGCCACCTTCCCGGCGCACGAACGCGGCAAGGTCTTCGGCCTGTTCGGCGCGATCGTGGGCCTGGGCGCGGTCTCCGGCCCCCTCTTCGGCGCGCTGCTCACCGAGTGGAACCTGTTCGGCCTGGAATGGCGGCCGATCTTCCTCATCAACCTCCCCGTGGGCATCGCGGGCCTGATCCTGGGCCGGAGGTTCATCACCGAGTCCAAGGCCCCGCGGGCCCTGAAGCTCGACCTCGTCGGCGTCGCCCTGGTCACCCTCGGTCTGCTGATGCTGCTCTACCCGCTGATCCGCGGCCGCGAGCTGGACTGGCCGACCTGGGGGTACGTGTCGATGGGCGGCTCCCTCGTCGTCCTCGGTGCGCTGGTGGCGTACGAGAAGCGCAAGACGGCGCGGGACGGTTCGCCGCTCGTCGAACTCTCCCTGTTCAAGGTGAAGAGCTTCGCGGCGGGCATCGCCGTCCAGACCGTGTTCGGGATCGGCCTCGGCATCTTCTTCCTGATCTGGACGCTCTACATGCAGACCGGCCTCGGCTGGAGCCCGCTGCGGGCCGGCCTGACGGGCGTACCGTTCTCGATCGCGGTGTCGCTGGCGGCGGGTCTGTCGGTGCAGAAGCTGGTGCCGCGGTTCGGCCGCAAGGTGCTGCAGGCGGGCGCGCTCACCATGGCCGCCGGTGTCCTGCTCTACATCTGGGAGTCCGAGCGGTACGGCCTGTCCATCGCCTCCTGGCAGATGGCCCTCCCGCTGGTCGTGATGGGTCTCGGCATGGGTCTGATCGTCGCCCCGCTCACCGACGCGGTCCTCTCCGAGGTGCCGCGCGAGCACGCCGGTTCGGCGTCCGGCCTGATCAACACGGTCCAGCAGATGGGCAACGCCCTCGGCCTCGCCCTGGTCTCCGTCGTCTTCTTCGGCCGGATCTCCGACCGCCTCGCCCCGCCGGAGGTCGGCCCCGCGTTCGTCGACGCCTTCCAGCACGCGATGGTCTGGGTCGCCGTCGTGATGACGGTCATCTTCCTGCTGATGTCCGCCCTCCCGAAGCGCCCGGCCCAGCACGTGGAGGGGTCGGCGGCGACGGAGGGAGCGGAAGCCACGGACGAAGCGCCCGCAGCGGCGAGTGCGCCCACCCCCGCCGACGACCAGGAGCCCGAACTCGTCCGCTGA
- a CDS encoding helix-turn-helix transcriptional regulator, giving the protein MSTDTPARLLQLLSLLQTPREWPGGELSERLGVSRRTVRRDVDRLRELGYPVQATKGADGGYRLVAGKAMPPLVLDDEEAVAIAVGLRAGAGHAVEGVDEASVRALAKLEQVLPSRLRHRVSTLQAATTPLTTGDGASIAPETLTTMASTIAGQEQLRFAYRAGDGAESRRRTEPYRLVSTGRRWYLVAYDLGREDWRTFRVDRVSEPFATGARFARRELPTGDAAEYLRQSMYRRQETYAFDVTFVAPADFVTARLPAWLGAPEPIGDGRCRLRGASGDAVEWMAVRLAMVDCEFTVHAPAELVACVRDLGGRLSRAVEG; this is encoded by the coding sequence ATGAGTACGGACACTCCGGCGCGGCTGTTGCAGTTGTTGTCTCTTCTTCAGACTCCTCGGGAGTGGCCCGGTGGGGAGCTCTCGGAGCGGCTCGGGGTATCCCGGCGGACCGTGCGGCGGGATGTCGACCGGCTGCGGGAGCTGGGCTATCCGGTGCAGGCGACCAAGGGCGCGGACGGCGGCTACCGGCTGGTCGCCGGGAAGGCCATGCCTCCGCTGGTTCTCGACGACGAGGAGGCGGTGGCGATCGCGGTGGGCCTGCGAGCCGGTGCGGGGCACGCCGTCGAGGGCGTCGACGAGGCCTCGGTCCGGGCGCTGGCCAAGCTCGAACAGGTCCTGCCGAGCCGGCTGCGCCACCGCGTCTCCACCTTGCAGGCCGCCACCACTCCCCTGACGACGGGCGACGGCGCCAGCATCGCGCCCGAGACGCTGACCACGATGGCCTCGACGATCGCGGGGCAGGAGCAGCTGCGGTTCGCGTACCGCGCGGGGGACGGGGCCGAGAGCCGGCGCCGGACGGAGCCGTACCGGCTCGTGTCGACCGGCCGCCGCTGGTATCTCGTCGCCTACGACCTCGGCCGCGAGGACTGGCGTACGTTCCGGGTCGACCGTGTGTCCGAGCCCTTCGCGACCGGGGCGCGTTTCGCGAGGCGCGAGCTGCCCACGGGGGACGCGGCCGAATATCTGCGGCAGTCGATGTACCGGCGGCAGGAGACGTACGCGTTCGACGTGACGTTCGTGGCGCCGGCGGACTTCGTCACGGCGCGGCTGCCCGCGTGGCTGGGGGCGCCCGAGCCGATCGGCGACGGGCGGTGCCGGTTGCGTGGCGCGTCGGGGGACGCGGTGGAGTGGATGGCCGTGCGGCTCGCGATGGTGGACTGCGAGTTCACCGTGCACGCCCCGGCGGAACTCGTGGCCTGCGTAAGGGACTTGGGGGGACGGCTCAGCCGGGCGGTCGAGGGCTAG
- a CDS encoding MarR family winged helix-turn-helix transcriptional regulator, which produces MNTASADEPRWLSDEEQRTWRAFMHATTLLEDHLDRQLQRDAGMPHIYYGLLVQLVEAPRRRLRMTELAMRAKITRSRLSHAIARLEKNGWVRREDCPSDKRGQFAVLTDEGYAVLERVAPGHVAAVRQALFDRLSPEQQKALGEAMLLIAEGLQPEGAGADLPWLR; this is translated from the coding sequence ATGAACACGGCATCCGCTGACGAGCCGCGCTGGCTCAGTGACGAGGAACAGCGCACCTGGCGTGCGTTCATGCACGCGACCACGCTTCTTGAGGACCATCTCGACCGCCAGCTGCAGCGTGACGCGGGCATGCCGCACATCTACTACGGGCTGCTCGTGCAGCTGGTCGAGGCGCCGCGGCGGCGGTTGCGGATGACCGAGCTGGCGATGAGAGCGAAGATCACGCGGTCGCGTCTCTCGCATGCGATCGCTCGGCTGGAGAAGAACGGGTGGGTGCGGCGGGAGGACTGTCCGTCCGACAAGCGGGGGCAGTTCGCGGTCCTGACGGACGAGGGGTACGCCGTTCTCGAACGGGTCGCTCCCGGGCATGTGGCCGCGGTGCGGCAGGCGCTGTTCGATCGGCTCTCGCCCGAGCAGCAGAAGGCGCTCGGGGAGGCGATGCTGCTCATCGCGGAGGGGCTTCAGCCGGAGGGGGCGGGGGCGGACCTGCCCTGGCTGCGCTAG
- a CDS encoding GNAT family N-acetyltransferase, giving the protein MVSEHTEVQVRPGVEADLGALTDIYNHYVRETPITFDTAVFTPEERRPWLLSHPEDGPHRLMVAVDADSQRILGYATSSAFRPKPAYETSVEVTVYLAPGAGGRGVGTRLYKALFDALVGEDLHRAYAGIVQPNEASVRLHERFGFRYLGTYREAGRKLGRYWDVARYEKDL; this is encoded by the coding sequence GTGGTGTCGGAACATACAGAGGTCCAGGTCAGACCCGGAGTCGAAGCCGACCTCGGCGCTCTCACGGACATCTACAACCACTACGTCCGTGAGACGCCCATCACCTTCGACACGGCGGTCTTCACCCCGGAGGAGCGACGCCCTTGGCTGCTCTCTCACCCTGAAGACGGCCCGCATCGGCTGATGGTTGCCGTGGACGCGGACTCACAGCGGATTCTGGGGTACGCCACATCGAGCGCGTTCCGGCCGAAGCCCGCGTACGAGACGTCCGTGGAGGTGACGGTCTACCTCGCTCCCGGCGCGGGCGGCCGGGGTGTCGGCACGCGGCTCTACAAGGCTCTCTTCGACGCGCTCGTGGGCGAGGACCTCCACCGGGCGTACGCGGGGATCGTGCAGCCCAACGAGGCGTCCGTGCGGCTGCACGAACGGTTCGGGTTCCGGTACCTCGGCACGTACCGGGAGGCGGGCCGGAAGCTCGGCCGGTACTGGGATGTGGCGCGGTACGAGAAGGATCTCTGA
- a CDS encoding sigma-70 family RNA polymerase sigma factor — protein sequence MATRAVARRKSASGETDAARSVRAVGGEIADRDLVGMYLDEIARTPLLDAAREVELSQTIEAGVFARQLLDGETTDSKVQASREELEALVAEAERAKEVFIKSNLRLVVAVARRYPRSGLPLLDLIQEGNAGLVRAVEKFDYRKGFKFSTYATWWIRQAITRSIADQSRTIRLPVHLVEELGRIRRVQREFNREHGRDPEPTEIAAELDSKPERVIDVLDWARDPVSLNMSVDDEGDTQFGDLLEDTSAVSPEQSVLTLLRSEELDDLIGRLDQRTASIIKMRYGIEDGRERTLTEVGKEHGLTRERIRQIEKHALMELKKLARSTGFDAAA from the coding sequence ATGGCAACCCGTGCCGTCGCCCGTCGTAAGTCCGCCTCCGGCGAGACCGACGCGGCACGCAGTGTTCGCGCCGTAGGCGGCGAGATCGCCGACCGCGACCTGGTCGGCATGTATCTCGACGAGATAGCGCGCACACCGCTGCTCGACGCCGCCAGGGAGGTCGAGCTGTCCCAGACCATCGAGGCCGGCGTCTTCGCGCGGCAGCTTCTCGACGGTGAGACCACCGACAGCAAGGTGCAGGCCTCCCGCGAGGAGCTCGAAGCGCTGGTCGCCGAGGCCGAGCGGGCCAAGGAGGTCTTCATCAAGTCGAACCTCCGCCTGGTCGTCGCGGTGGCCCGCCGCTACCCCCGCAGCGGCCTCCCGCTGCTGGACCTGATCCAGGAGGGGAACGCGGGCCTGGTGCGCGCGGTCGAGAAGTTCGACTACCGCAAGGGCTTCAAGTTCTCGACGTACGCGACCTGGTGGATCCGTCAGGCCATCACCCGGTCCATCGCCGACCAGTCCCGCACCATCCGCCTCCCCGTCCACCTGGTGGAGGAGCTGGGCCGGATCCGCCGTGTGCAGCGCGAGTTCAACCGCGAGCACGGCCGCGATCCGGAGCCCACGGAGATCGCGGCGGAGCTGGACTCCAAGCCGGAGCGCGTCATCGACGTCCTGGACTGGGCCCGCGACCCGGTTTCGCTGAACATGTCGGTGGACGACGAGGGCGACACCCAGTTCGGGGACCTGCTGGAGGACACCTCGGCCGTGTCGCCCGAGCAGTCCGTGCTGACGCTGCTGCGCAGCGAGGAGCTGGACGACCTCATAGGCCGCCTCGACCAGCGCACCGCCTCGATCATCAAGATGCGGTACGGCATCGAGGACGGCCGCGAGCGCACGCTGACCGAGGTCGGCAAGGAGCACGGCCTCACCCGCGAGCGCATCCGCCAGATCGAGAAGCACGCGCTGATGGAACTGAAGAAGCTGGCCCGTTCCACAGGGTTCGACGCCGCGGCGTAG
- a CDS encoding dioxygenase family protein, translating to MSAATEEHPAVERMPALYLSHGAPPLADDPIWPGQLAAWSADLPRPKAILMVSAHWEEAPLALGAIAPVPLVYDFWGFPEHYYKVRYDAPGAPALAESVRKLLRAPGTPVQDIPDRGLDHGAYVPLVEMFPEADIPVLQVSMPTLDPVRLMEIGRKLAPLRDEGVLIVGSGFFTHNLAALRQGGIPGWSAEFDAWGHQALDSADVDGLLDFLHKSPAGQLAHPRTEHFAPLFVTMGAADAAGDLASQRSVIDGFWLGLAKRSVQFG from the coding sequence ATGTCCGCAGCCACCGAGGAACACCCCGCCGTGGAGCGCATGCCCGCCCTCTACCTCTCGCACGGCGCCCCGCCCCTCGCCGACGACCCGATCTGGCCCGGCCAGCTCGCCGCCTGGTCCGCCGACCTCCCGCGCCCCAAGGCGATCCTGATGGTCTCGGCGCACTGGGAGGAGGCCCCGCTGGCCCTCGGCGCCATCGCACCCGTCCCGCTGGTCTACGACTTCTGGGGCTTCCCCGAGCACTACTACAAGGTGCGGTACGACGCCCCGGGCGCCCCCGCCCTCGCCGAGTCCGTCCGCAAGCTGCTGCGCGCCCCCGGCACACCGGTCCAGGACATCCCGGACCGCGGCCTGGACCACGGCGCGTACGTCCCGCTCGTGGAGATGTTCCCCGAGGCCGACATTCCGGTCCTTCAGGTCTCCATGCCCACGCTGGACCCCGTCCGCCTGATGGAGATAGGCCGCAAGCTGGCCCCCCTGCGCGACGAGGGCGTCCTGATCGTCGGCTCCGGCTTCTTCACCCACAACCTCGCCGCCCTCCGTCAGGGAGGCATCCCCGGCTGGTCGGCCGAGTTCGACGCCTGGGGCCACCAGGCGCTCGACTCCGCGGACGTGGACGGCCTCCTCGACTTCCTCCACAAGTCCCCGGCCGGACAGCTGGCCCACCCGCGCACGGAGCACTTCGCCCCGCTGTTCGTGACCATGGGAGCGGCGGACGCCGCCGGCGACCTGGCGTCCCAGCGGTCCGTGATCGACGGCTTCTGGCTGGGCCTGGCCAAGCGCTCGGTCCAGTTCGGCTGA